A window of Synergistaceae bacterium genomic DNA:
TACCTGTTTTTCATTTTTTTCGGCCCGCAACTCATTGAGGTAGTTGTAGACTGTGTAACGAGAAATTGCCAAGTAACGAGCGATAGTTTGCACACTTTTTTGTATTTTGAGGATACCTTGTTTTTCCAAGTAAGCAATCACTTCGAGCCGCTCTTTTTTGTTCATCAAGCGCACAGGCTTACGTACGATTTTTATGGCTTTCCTGACAGCGTGCTCGATATGCTGAGAGTAAGGAAGCTCTTCGTCTATATCTCTATCGCTTTGCATGGACAAAAACTCGTCCAAGGAATGTTTGAACGCTTCCAAATATGTGTAGTCATAATTGATGCAAAAGGCGATATTACGTCCACCTATACGAGCGCTGATCGTCGACGCCTTGACCAGCTTATTCCCTTTGGTTTCACTTTCATTTCGGTTGATGTAATACCCATCGGCGCTGTTGCGTATTCGTTCGAGAGCCTGAGGGATAAGCGGATCGCCTACCTTTCGCCCGGTGACGTGGCCGTTGAAAATAGCCAAAATAGTGGATTCTGGGTGATCCAAGTCGGATATGACAACCTCGCAGTTGCTCCCGAAGGTTTCGGCCACAAGGCTCGCTAATTTTTCCAAGAAGTCAACAAATTCATCTTCCACGTGATTTTTCACATCCATACAGCGCGCCCCTCCAATCAATATAGTCTAATAGGATTATGGTCTAATAGGATATTGACATTTTTATCATTAATCGCTACTATTTCTCTCATCATTGACATTTTGTTTTAAAATTTTTAGTTTACACTTTTTGTCAAATAATGTATGACAAAAAGTATGACAGAATTGTTCTCATTTTTAAAGGGGGGTGTGGACAATATAGGTGTTTTGCCTCATGCTGTCTTCATTCAATTTCATTCAAGTAAATGACTACTCCTATATCCAAATCTAAGGGATTATGATTTTATTTTCACTTTAGCTTTACTTTAGCTTCACTTTAGCTTCATGGAAGGGATGGATGATCGATGGAGATGATGGAGATGCGGAAACAGGATAAAAACCATGGATAGCAAGTATATCGAGCAAATTAAAACCGCGGCCGCCGGAATGGCGGAAGATTTGACCGCGCTGCGGCGACACCTGCACATGCACCCGGAAATTTCGTGGCAAGAGGTGGAAACGAGCCGCTTTATCGCCTCGAAGCTGGAGAAAATCGGATTGAACTCCCAGATTGGATTGGGGGGGAAACCCGTGGGGGTTCTCGCTGACTTATACTGCGGCGGGGAAAGCCCATGCCTGGCTTTGCGCGCGGATATCGACGCGCTGGGATTCGGCGAAGAGAACGACATGGACTACAAGTCCCTCAATCCTGGAGCTATGCACGCCTGCGGGCACGATGGCCATATCGCCATGCTGCTGGGAGCGGCGAAAGTTTTATATTCCATAAAAGACCGTCTTTCTGGACGAATCCGGTTTATCTTTCAGCCCGCCGAGGAATTTGGCGCGGGGTCGGGCGCCCAAGTGATGGTGAGGGAGGGCGTGCTGGAAGGAGTGGACGCCATCGCTGGGATGCACCTGTGGTCCCACGTTCCATCGGGGAGAGTTCAATGGCGTTGCGGCCCCGTGATGGGGACTGCCGACACATGGGAGGTTTGTTTTCGGGGCAAAGGAGGTCATGGGGCTTTGCCTCACCAGGCCATCGACCCGACCGTCATCGCGGCTCACTTTATCCTGGCGATTCAGAATATCGTCAGCCGGGAAACTGACCCCCTCCAAACTTGCGTCATCAGTACGGGCAAGCTCCACTCTGGAAATGTCGTCAACGTCATTCCAGAGACGGCGGAGTTGTGCGGCAACATCCGCGCCCTTGTTCCTGAAGTCCGCGCTCACGCTGAAGAAGCCTTCCTGCGCATGGCGAAGAACGTAGCCGAAACCTACCGAGGTTCCGCCGAGACGAAATACGTTTCCGTCTATCCTCACCCTGTGAACAACGATGCCGCGTTGACGGAACTTTTTCGAGAAATCGCCGTGCGGGTCGTCGGTCAGGAGAACGTGGAAGAGTCCCCGATACGGATGACCTCTGAAGATTTCAGTTTCTATCAGACCGTGATCCCTGGGGTGTTCTTCTTTTTGGGCTCAGGAGACCCCGAAAAGGGAACGACCGCTCCGCATCACTCTTCTCGTTTCAACGTGGACGATAGTGTTTTGCCCACGGGCGTCAGCTTATTGGCCTGTTTTGCCGTCGCCGCGCTGGAAAAATTGGCGAAAGCCTAGCGTGAATCGCCGGCAGTTCAGGATGAAACACCTCAATCGTTGGGTATACGCTGTCGTAGGCGTTTGTGTCTTGCTGTTCGCTGGCCTGATTTACGCTTGGAGCGTCTTTTCCGTTCCGATAGAGAGCGAATTTTCCACTTGGTCGAAGGCCCAGCTCTCTATGACGTTTACCGTCGCGATGATCTTTTTCTGTCTGGGTGGCCTTTTGGGCGGGGCTCTCGTTGGAACGGCCAAAATCAGCGTCAAGATCAACGTTGTCGCGTCGGGAATATTGTTTTTGGCGGGCTTTTGGCTTACAGCTCGGACCCAAGCTACCTGGCAACTCTACACCGGTTTCGGGGTTATGATAGGATTGGCCTCCGGACTGGCCTACAACGCGGTGATGGGGACCATGTCGAAGTGGTTCCTAGATAGACGGGGGCTGATCTCCGGAATTTTATTCATGGGGTTCGGGCTTAGCAGTCTTCTGATGGGTAAAATCTTTCAGATATATACCGCCGCTGCTCCAGACGCGTGGCGAGTTTCTTTCAAATCTTTGGGCGCGCTTCTTTTTGTGCTCATAGCGGGTAGTAGCGTCTTTTTTGAAAACGCCCCCGAAGATGTTATCGAGGCGGGGAAAAGCGCGGCGCGCGAACGGGAAAATACGGGTTTGCCTCCGGAGCGGATATTGAGGCATTCCTCTTTTTGGCATGCTTATTGCTGGTCCATATTGGCTGGGGCTGGCGGGCTTGTTCTCGTGTCGCAGGCCAGCGGGGTCGTCATGGAGGTAAAACCCCTGACTGAAAGCGGCGTCGTGACTCTCGTGGGCTTGATTTCCGTTTTTAATGGAGTGGGAAGAGTCGTGTTCGGTCTTTTATATGACGCGAAGGGATACCGTTTTACAATGGCGCTCGATGTCTTGCTTTTGTTGGTTGCCGCGGGCTCGTTGTTTGGAGCGATAATCATCGGACGATTTTTCTTGGTGCCGCTGGGTTTTATTCTTGGCGGGCTTGCTTTTGGCGGCGTGCCTACCTGTGTGTCGGCGCTCACCGGTGATTTTTACGGGATGCAATATTGCTCATTTGCACGAATTTGATCTTCGCGTCATTCGGCAGCGCCATTGCCGGGAGGTTGTACGATCTCAGCGGTTCTTACGCGAGCGCGATGCTCATGGCGGGAGGCGTCGGTATCGCAAGCGGACTCTGCCTGTTGGGAATACACCGCCCCAACACAATGGCGGATTAGCGGATCATATCGGAAAGTGGGGTTGTGAAATGATTTTACGCAGTTTTGATGAACTGATTGAAAAAACAAAGGGGTTCTCCAGCCCCCGAAGGGTGGTCGTGGTCGCCTCCGCCGCCGAGCACGCTTTAAAAGCCGTGTTGCGCGCGCAAAAAGATGGCCTTGTAAAACCCGTTCTAGTGGGTGATAAGGCAAAAACTCTGGAAATTCTTTCACATTTGGGCGCGGTTGCACCCGACCAGGATACTTACCAGGATATTTACGACGTTCCCGACGACGACGAAGCAGCGCGAAAGGCCGTGAGTCTCATCCGGGAGGGCAAGGGCGACTTCCTCATGAAGGGCAAATTGGAGACGGCCCAAATGCTCAAACCGGTTGTCAACAAAGAAACCGGTCTTGGAACGGGCGGGCTGATGTCGAATTTTGTGATCTTCCAGGCGCCTCGCTATCACAAACTTCTCGTCGTTACGGATGGCGGCATGGTGACGTATCCCACTTTAGAGCAGAAGAAAGCGATCATCAAAAACACCGTCGAGACGTTGAAGGCTCTGGGATATGAAAATCCCAAGATAGGCGTTTTGGCGGCCGTGGAGAAACTCAATCCCAAGATGCCGGAAACCGTGGACGCCGACGCGCTCCGCCGCATGAACGCTGAGGGTGAAATAAAAGACTGTATCGTGGAGGGACCCATTTCGCTGGATTTGGCCCTTGATCCCGAAGCCGCCGTGATCAAGGGTTACAAAAGCCCTGTCGCGGGAGACGCGGACGTCCTTATCGTCCCTAACATCCATACGGGAAATGCTCTAGGCAAGAGTATCCTCCTGTTCGGCGGCGGTCGGATGGCGAATTTCATCGTTGGGGCGAAAGTGCCCATTGTTTTGGCGTCAAGGGCCTCGTCCGTGGAAGAAAAGTATTTATCGCTGATGGTCGCGGCGACAGTGTCACCTTGATAGTTGCGGCGACGGTGTCACATTGATAGTTGCGGCGATGGTGTCACCTTAATGGTCGCGGCGACGGTGTCACCTTGATGGTTGCGGCGACGGTGTCACCTTGTAAGTCCAAAGCTTGAAGGGAGATGGGTGAGAAATAGTGATTTTTGAAACAGTAATTTTTGAAATGTGGACGGGTACGAGCGTGTTGTTTTGCGGTTATTTTCTAAAATTCAGGAGGTAAGAATATGAATCCGACTCAGGCTTTGACAGTGATGTTGATTGTTTTCGCGCTTGGCGAAGTGGTGGCTGAAAAAACAAAAGCTATTCTATCGGCCACGCTGGTTATCGCCTTTACGCTTCTTATGGGCTTTTGGGCCAAACTGCCAAGCGGTTCTTTCGTTTTTCCTCACGAGTTGTTCACCATTTCCACTATCGGACCTACGGCGGGCGTGTTGATTGGAATCCTCATCACATCCCTGGGAACACTGATGGACGCTCAAGAGTTGATGCGACAATGGAAAACCGTTTTGATTGGGGGCATCTCTGTCGTGATTGCGACAGGGGCTATTTTGATCGTCGGCTCTTTCATTTTCGGGCGAAATCTGGCTTTTGCGGGAGCTCCTATTTTTGCAGGGGCCAACGTCGCGAGCTTGATCATGCTTGATGCCGTCAAACAGAAAATCATCGAGCCGGAGATTGTTCAAAGCCTTTCCTCGTTTATCCTGCTCGTGTTGGTTTTTCAGAACTTCGTGGGGATTCCAGTTTCCTCGTTCCTGCTCAGAAAAGAAGCCAAGCGATTTGTCAAGGACACAGAAAGCATGAACCTTTACCTGCAAAATGAGATTCCGTTGCAGGGTACCGCCGCTCCGAAAAAAAATCTACTGCAATTTCCCGCTTCCTTCAACAGGCCTATCGTCATTCTCGCCAAACTGGCCATTGTGACTTGCATCGCCCAATATTTGGCTGGGCTGACCAATGGAAATGTCCATTTCTTTGTGGTGTGTTTGTTGGCGGGTATTTTCTTCACGGAACTGGGTTTTTTGGAGAAGCAGGCTCTGAGCAAATCGGGCTCAGGTACGCTGATCATGTTCGCCACGACGATGGTCATCTTTGCCAACCTCACTCAAACCACGCCTGAGCTTCTCATGAGCCTCATTTTCCCTCTGGTGGTCTGCCTGGCTGTGGGAACTCTCGCTACGGTCGTTTTCGGCGCCATTGTCGGCAAGGCTCTGGGCGTGAGCCCTCTTCTGGCTATCCCCATCGGGCTGACCTGCACTTTCGGTTTTCCAACAACTTTGTTTATTTCTCAGGAGGTTGCGGCGGCTATCGGCAGTACTCCTGAAGAGAAGAAGGCCATCGAAAATTATATCCTGCCGAAAATGATCACAGGGGGCTTCGTGACGGTCACTATCGCTTCTGTTCTTGTCGCGGGGTTTGTCGGCAATAATTTACTGTAATGCCGCTAGGAAAAATGGCGCGGGTCGAAATACGAGCGGAAAGCTGCAAAAGCTGCGGATATTGCGTAAAGTTTTGCCCCAAAGAAGTTTTGATTATTGGGAAGCAAGTCAACTCGAAAGGATACGAATATGTGGAGGTCCAGAATGGGGATTCTTGCGTCGCGTGTACAATGTGCGCGGCGATGTGCCCTGACGCCGCAATCGAAATATACAAGTAATTGAGGTAATTGAAGTAATTGAAAAGGAGAAGAAAAATGGCAAGGGTATTTATGAAGGGCTGCGAAGCCATCGCGGAGGCGGCTGTCCGTGCCGGGTGCCGTTTTTTCGCGGGGTATCCCATCACGCCCCAAAATGAAATTCCGGAATACTTGGCGAGAAGAATGCCGGAAGTGCATGGAGTCTTTATTCAGGGCGAAAGCGAAGTCGCCTCCATCAGCATGGTCTATGGAGCCGCGTCCGCGGGAACTCGGTCCATGACGTCCTCCTCCAGCCCAGGGATATCCTTGAAAAGCGAGGGTATTTCTTATTGTGCCGCGGCGCGCGTTCCGATCGTGTACGCGAATATTTGCAGGGGCGGACCAGGCGTTGGCTCGATTCAGCCGGCGCAGATGGATTATTTGCAGGCGACAAAAGCCTCCGGCAACGGAGGCTTCGAGATGATGGTCTTCGCGCCCTCCTCGGTGCAGGAGGCGGTGGACATGACCTATAAAGCCTTCGACTACGCGGATCGCGACAGAAACCCCGTTCTTGTGCTTTGTGACGGTTTGATCGGCACCCTGATGGAGCCGGTCGAGTTGCCCGATATAAAAACAGACCAGGAGGTCGCGGATATCAAGGAATCTAAAAGGCCGTGGGCGTGCGTAGGGCACAAACTGGACTACGCGAACCGTTCGTGGATTCAACCAGGGCATTGGTCCACTATCGCTATGCAACAGTTCAATGAGAGGGCGGCGGCCATGTACGACTCATGGGAAAATGACGTTCAGGCAGAGGAGTCTGGACTGGAGGACGCCGAAGTCGTACTTACCGCCTATGGCGCGTCTGGCCGCGTCGCCAAGTCGGTGGCCGAGCTCCTGAAGACGCGGGGGGAAAAAGTCGGCTTGATACGCCCGCAAACGATACACCCCTTTCCCTTCGCTTCTTTCGAGAAACTCGATTACGGAAGGGTAAAAGCGGTGCTCGACGTGGAAATGTCCATACCGGCGCTGATGGTGCAAGATGTGGACCGGGCCGTGAAAAATCGCTGTCCTATCCATACCTGTCTTTGTTCCGGCGGCAACATTATGAAAAAAGGCCAAGTCCTGGAAGCAGCCGCGAAAATCTTAGAACTATAGGGGATAATAGGAGACAGTCGATATGGAAAAAATTTATTCGAGGACTCAGGGAATCCGCGATGGTATGGTAAGCGGTTTTTGTCCGGGATGTATGCACGGCACGGCGATGAAATTGATCGGGGAACTCCTGGAAGAGATGGATCTTTTTCACAGGGCGGTCGCTGTATTGGGTATCGGCTGCGGCGGGCTCCACATGGACTATATGGCTTTCGACAATATCACCGCCCCCCATGGCCGAGCTTGCGCGGTGGCGACGGGCATCAAACGCTCGAATCCAGAGTCTCTCGTGTTCACCTACCAAGGCGATGGGGATTTTGCCGCCATCGGTCTCGCGGAGTCTATTTCCGCGGCGAACCGCGGCGAAAACATCAGCGTTGTTTTTGTCAACAACGGGATTTACGGCATGACGGGCGGACAGATGGCGCCTACCACGCTTCTGGGAATGAAAGCTTCTACCGCTCCGAAGGGACGCGTCGCGGAAGAGCACGGTTACCCGATGCACATGTGCGAAATATTGAACCAGCTCGAAGCCCCTGTATATTTGGAGCGCACGAGCTGCAACACTCCGCAAAATGTTTTCAAGACAAAAAATGCCATCCGTAAGGCGTTTCGGAATCAACTAGAGGGCAGGGGTTTTTCGATGGTCGAAATCGTCACAAGTTGTCCTACGAACTGGGGAATGGACGCTTTGGCCGCTCTGGGGTACATCGAGGAAAAAATGCTACCGGAATTTCCACTCGGCGTTACCCGCGATAAAATTCCAGGTCAGCAGTAGGAGGGGATAAGCATGGAGACCAATTTGCTCGTGGCCGGATTTGGCGGACAGGGCATCATGATGTTGGGAAAACTGCTTTCCCACGCGGCGTGCGACTCCACGCGAAAGAATGTCACGTTTTTTCCCTCTTACGGCGCGGAACAGCGGGGCGGTACCGCCAACTGTTACGTCGTGATCTCCGACGAGCCGATAGGGGTCCCGGTGGGAGACGTGATGGATGACCTCATCGTCATGAACGGCCCTTCGCTCGATCGATTCATCGGCGTATTGAAAACGGGAGGCAGGCTCTTCATCAATAGTTCCATTGTGAAAGAGAAAATTATGAAAGAGAAAATCGCCCGTGAAGACGTGGCTGTCATCAAAGCGCCGGTGACGGAACTGGCTCTTGCAATGGGCTCGCCCAAGGTTTTGAACGTTATCATGTTGGGGGTTTACATCGGCTACACCGGTATTCTGGACGAGAAGATCATGGAGGAGACTCTTCTTCAGCAGCTGGGCAAAAAACAGGATCTGATTTCACTCAACAAAGAAGCCTTCCATAAGGGCCTAGAGAGTGGAAAAAAACAGCGGCGACATCAATTAGGCGACATTTAAGGCGACATCTAATGAAAGAAATATGATTAAAAGAATATGATTGAAAAAATATGATTGAAAGAATATGATTCGAGGTCGATGAAATCGTGACGCAAATCCAGAATTTCCCAAATTTGACAGACGCCTGCAAAAATTTTGTCTTCATCGGCGAAGCGGGCAGCGGGAAAAGCGAGATTTCTCTCAACTTCGCAAAACGCCTTGCGGAACTGGGCAATTATCCCGTGCATTTTTTCGACATGGACATGGTCAAGCCTCTGTTTCGTTCGCGGGATGCCAGAAAAGCGGTTGAAAAAGAAAACGAAAGGAAAAACATCGTGTTCCACTATCAGGAGCAGTTCATGGACGCTCCCACGTTGGTGGGAGGAGTCGTTGCCTCGCTGAAAGACAGAGATCGGTATGTCGTCATGGATGTTGGTGGAGATTATATTGGGGCGCGCGCCATAGGAGGGTTCGCGCCCTACATTGATAACGACGATACGAGGGTTTATTATGTTCTGAACGTGTTCAGGCCGTGGTCCTGGGACATCGAGCACATTGACGCGACGCTTGGGAAAATCCTCGGCGTCTCTCATATTCGCGCCGTGAAATTGCGTATGGTCAACAACCCCAACAACGGTTACACGACAACGAAGGAGGAGTTTCTCTCTGGATGCCGGCGAATGTCCAACATCGTTTCCCCCTACGCTGTCATCGATTTCGCGTGTGTGCACGAGGAACTGTACGTTCAGGTGAAAGATGAACTAAAAAATGAACTGGACGTTCCCGTTCTGCCTATTCACCTCTACCTACCTGATCTTTGGAACTGACGCGGGATTCCGAACTCTCTTCGGATACGGTAAGGCGTTTTTTCACGAAAATATAAGCTCTCCACGCCAGAGGGTTCAGCCTTGCGCAGATAGTCGGAGAAGTTATCGAAGCTCTGTGTCATTTCGGCTGAATGACGGTCAGCGCGCAAGTTCACCAGCTCGAAACTTCAGATTTGAGGAACCTGTCGGATATAAAAATACTAAATCAGCCTTTCCAAATCAGTCTCTCCAAATCAGTCTCTCCAATAGTAATTCCGCTTCATTGCTGTTGGGCAATGCCGACGCCGATAGGGTTTCTTCAATTCTACCTTCTGTTAAAATGGCTATAAAATCCGCCAGTTTACGGGCTTGAGACAGGCTGTGGGATATCATGATTATGGAATATCGACCTTTGAAAGAGAGGATAAGTTCTTCTATTCGAGACGCGGCAGCGCGGTCCAGAGAAGCTGTGGGTTCGTCCAAAAGCAATATTTCGGGTTTCAAAGCGAGGGCGCGAGCCAGGCAAAGCCTCTGCTGCTGACCTCCAGAAAGCGCCTGAGCTGGGCGGTCAAGGCGGTCGCGGACTTCATTCCACAATCCTACTTCGTTCAAGACGCGACTCATGGCTTCCTCGGCCTCGTCTTTTCCAAGTTCCGCGACCAACGTCAACGGCAGTATGATATTTTTGCGGATGCTCAGAGGCAAGGGATTGGGGGCTTGAAAAACCATTCCCACAAGACGCCGCAATTGATCGAGCGGCATTGCGCTTTCTCTATTTTTTGCATGAACCGACCGGATATTTCCGTTCAGAACGACTGATACTTCTCCCTGCCCGCTGTAGTTTTCGAAATGTTCGTTCAGTCTGTTAAGTGAGCGAAGCAAAGTAGTTTTTCCCGATCCCGACCGCCCAAGAAGGGCACTCACTTGCTTGAATGGAAAATCCACGTTAACGCCATGTAGTACCTCGTGCTCGCCGAACGACACGACTAGGTTGCGGACGGACACGCAGTATTTCCGATGCTCATTATCCCTCTCCATCGTAAAAAGCCTTTCTCTCATCGAATCCCTTTCCATTTTCGTTCCAGGCTTCTTTGTAGGCCCCATGCGCAAAACAGCAATCCACCCGAGAGCAAGAGCAGAACGAGAGCCGCGCCGAAGCCGGAGCGGAGTTCCTGTTGGTCGGTATACTGTGCGGCAGTATAGTAAATACGGAACGGCAGCGCCTCGAATTTGGAGGTTAGTCCCGCAGGAAGCCCAGCGTTAGCCACTACGCCGGTCAGCATGATGACGGCGGTGTCCTCCGCCGCTCGTCCCATAGCGAGCATGATTCCCCCCAAAATGCCCTTTCCCGCCGCAGGAAGCAGAAGGCGGCAAACCGTTTGGTCGTGAGAAAAGCCCAATGCCGCGCCCGTAAGGGCAAGATTGCGCGGAAGAGCCTCCAGCGCACCACGGGTAGCCACGACGAGCGCGGGTAAGACCAAAAGCGACAGACAAAAAGCAGCCAGTAAAAGACAGGTGGTTCCTCTGGGAAGGAATGTCCGCCGCAGGTAGACGATAAGAACAAAACCAAAAAGCCCAATGACGATCGAGGGAATGCCTGCCAGAAGATCGACGGCCAAACTCAGCCAATATTTTTGCCGGGGCGTAGCGTAGCAAGCCAGAAAGGTTCCGCACCCGATGCCCGGAAATAGCGCGAAAAACATGGTCACGCAGAGGAGAGAAAGCGTTCCTGCAACAGCGGGCCAGATGCCGTCCCACACGGGTTTGAAACCCAACAACGCCTCTGCCGGGGAAACGGCCCCGAAAAATAACTTTTTCCCCAACATGGGAAAACCTTTCGCAAAGAGGAATATCAACAGCAC
This region includes:
- a CDS encoding PAS domain-containing protein, which gives rise to MDVKNHVEDEFVDFLEKLASLVAETFGSNCEVVISDLDHPESTILAIFNGHVTGRKVGDPLIPQALERIRNSADGYYINRNESETKGNKLVKASTISARIGGRNIAFCINYDYTYLEAFKHSLDEFLSMQSDRDIDEELPYSQHIEHAVRKAIKIVRKPVRLMNKKERLEVIAYLEKQGILKIQKSVQTIARYLAISRYTVYNYLNELRAEKNEKQV
- a CDS encoding amidohydrolase: MDSKYIEQIKTAAAGMAEDLTALRRHLHMHPEISWQEVETSRFIASKLEKIGLNSQIGLGGKPVGVLADLYCGGESPCLALRADIDALGFGEENDMDYKSLNPGAMHACGHDGHIAMLLGAAKVLYSIKDRLSGRIRFIFQPAEEFGAGSGAQVMVREGVLEGVDAIAGMHLWSHVPSGRVQWRCGPVMGTADTWEVCFRGKGGHGALPHQAIDPTVIAAHFILAIQNIVSRETDPLQTCVISTGKLHSGNVVNVIPETAELCGNIRALVPEVRAHAEEAFLRMAKNVAETYRGSAETKYVSVYPHPVNNDAALTELFREIAVRVVGQENVEESPIRMTSEDFSFYQTVIPGVFFFLGSGDPEKGTTAPHHSSRFNVDDSVLPTGVSLLACFAVAALEKLAKA
- a CDS encoding MFS transporter, translating into MNRRQFRMKHLNRWVYAVVGVCVLLFAGLIYAWSVFSVPIESEFSTWSKAQLSMTFTVAMIFFCLGGLLGGALVGTAKISVKINVVASGILFLAGFWLTARTQATWQLYTGFGVMIGLASGLAYNAVMGTMSKWFLDRRGLISGILFMGFGLSSLLMGKIFQIYTAAAPDAWRVSFKSLGALLFVLIAGSSVFFENAPEDVIEAGKSAARERENTGLPPERILRHSSFWHAYCWSILAGAGGLVLVSQASGVVMEVKPLTESGVVTLVGLISVFNGVGRVVFGLLYDAKGYRFTMALDVLLLLVAAGSLFGAIIIGRFFLVPLGFILGGLAFGGVPTCVSALTGDFYGMQYCSFARI
- a CDS encoding phosphate butyryltransferase encodes the protein MILRSFDELIEKTKGFSSPRRVVVVASAAEHALKAVLRAQKDGLVKPVLVGDKAKTLEILSHLGAVAPDQDTYQDIYDVPDDDEAARKAVSLIREGKGDFLMKGKLETAQMLKPVVNKETGLGTGGLMSNFVIFQAPRYHKLLVVTDGGMVTYPTLEQKKAIIKNTVETLKALGYENPKIGVLAAVEKLNPKMPETVDADALRRMNAEGEIKDCIVEGPISLDLALDPEAAVIKGYKSPVAGDADVLIVPNIHTGNALGKSILLFGGGRMANFIVGAKVPIVLASRASSVEEKYLSLMVAATVSP
- a CDS encoding 4Fe-4S binding protein — translated: MPLGKMARVEIRAESCKSCGYCVKFCPKEVLIIGKQVNSKGYEYVEVQNGDSCVACTMCAAMCPDAAIEIYK
- the vorB gene encoding 3-methyl-2-oxobutanoate dehydrogenase subunit VorB; amino-acid sequence: MARVFMKGCEAIAEAAVRAGCRFFAGYPITPQNEIPEYLARRMPEVHGVFIQGESEVASISMVYGAASAGTRSMTSSSSPGISLKSEGISYCAAARVPIVYANICRGGPGVGSIQPAQMDYLQATKASGNGGFEMMVFAPSSVQEAVDMTYKAFDYADRDRNPVLVLCDGLIGTLMEPVELPDIKTDQEVADIKESKRPWACVGHKLDYANRSWIQPGHWSTIAMQQFNERAAAMYDSWENDVQAEESGLEDAEVVLTAYGASGRVAKSVAELLKTRGEKVGLIRPQTIHPFPFASFEKLDYGRVKAVLDVEMSIPALMVQDVDRAVKNRCPIHTCLCSGGNIMKKGQVLEAAAKILEL
- a CDS encoding 2-oxoglutarate oxidoreductase, whose translation is MEKIYSRTQGIRDGMVSGFCPGCMHGTAMKLIGELLEEMDLFHRAVAVLGIGCGGLHMDYMAFDNITAPHGRACAVATGIKRSNPESLVFTYQGDGDFAAIGLAESISAANRGENISVVFVNNGIYGMTGGQMAPTTLLGMKASTAPKGRVAEEHGYPMHMCEILNQLEAPVYLERTSCNTPQNVFKTKNAIRKAFRNQLEGRGFSMVEIVTSCPTNWGMDALAALGYIEEKMLPEFPLGVTRDKIPGQQ
- a CDS encoding 2-oxoacid:acceptor oxidoreductase family protein; translation: METNLLVAGFGGQGIMMLGKLLSHAACDSTRKNVTFFPSYGAEQRGGTANCYVVISDEPIGVPVGDVMDDLIVMNGPSLDRFIGVLKTGGRLFINSSIVKEKIMKEKIAREDVAVIKAPVTELALAMGSPKVLNVIMLGVYIGYTGILDEKIMEETLLQQLGKKQDLISLNKEAFHKGLESGKKQRRHQLGDI
- a CDS encoding ATP-binding cassette domain-containing protein translates to MERDNEHRKYCVSVRNLVVSFGEHEVLHGVNVDFPFKQVSALLGRSGSGKTTLLRSLNRLNEHFENYSGQGEVSVVLNGNIRSVHAKNRESAMPLDQLRRLVGMVFQAPNPLPLSIRKNIILPLTLVAELGKDEAEEAMSRVLNEVGLWNEVRDRLDRPAQALSGGQQQRLCLARALALKPEILLLDEPTASLDRAAASRIEELILSFKGRYSIIMISHSLSQARKLADFIAILTEGRIEETLSASALPNSNEAELLLERLIWRD
- a CDS encoding ABC transporter permease subunit, producing MKKSEMLLTLVSCFAAVVVCGTLAVLLIFLFAKGFPMLGKKLFFGAVSPAEALLGFKPVWDGIWPAVAGTLSLLCVTMFFALFPGIGCGTFLACYATPRQKYWLSLAVDLLAGIPSIVIGLFGFVLIVYLRRTFLPRGTTCLLLAAFCLSLLVLPALVVATRGALEALPRNLALTGAALGFSHDQTVCRLLLPAAGKGILGGIMLAMGRAAEDTAVIMLTGVVANAGLPAGLTSKFEALPFRIYYTAAQYTDQQELRSGFGAALVLLLLSGGLLFCAWGLQRSLERKWKGIR